The Solanum pennellii chromosome 11, SPENNV200 genome contains a region encoding:
- the LOC107002900 gene encoding DNA repair protein RAD5A isoform X1 — protein sequence MAGIKVTEELVSMVRSIVGDEYTEMDIIRSLHMAKNDPTAAINIIFDTPSFKKTEIRNTHLNSEAGNVSSNSGKIKEAEISTHLNSEARNVSSNSGKIKEDEISTVSLNEGLDTEREFGDNGLVGKRAGSDMGSECGSNDLVGKRAGCQMGSEWWYVGCGEVAGMSTCKGRIVKPGDEVDFTFPMEKKLSSPSPGKFGGGRGRQAAACSEIVRFSTKACGEIGRIPNEWARCILPLVRDKKIRIEGCCKSAPNILGIMDSVLLSVRVHINSSMFRKSHQTSLKARSNPADDTVVHPLPTLFHLVGLTPFKKAEFTPADLYTKKRPLNEQDSSIGPASLLRANLSKSSSSADGDKVDNDESISDTDLDYIVGLADSSKLQEMEPPSTLQCELRPYQKQALHWMTQLERGRNTDEAAITLHPCWNAYCLKDERELVVYLNAFSGDATTEFPSTLEMARGGILADSMGLGKTIMTISLLLSHSERGGSSGSQSTNQLSSENGEASNILGHSPTFAKKSAKVSSLDKLLKHKPKLISGGNLIICPMTLLGQWKAEIEAHAQPGALSVYVYYGQTRSKDAKVLARSDVVLTTYGVLASEFSAENAEDSGGLLSIRWFRVVLDEAHTIKSSKSQISNAAAALIADRRWCLTGTPIQNNLEDIYSLLRFLRVEPWGSWAWWNKLIQKPFEEGDERGLKLVQSILSLIMLRRTKSSTDREGRPILVLPPADIQVIYCELTEAERDFYDALYKRSKVKFDQFVEQGRVLHNYASILELLLRLRQCCDHPFLVMSRGDTQEFSDLNKLAKRFLKGGKETGEGKDVPSRAYIQEVVEELRNGEQGECPICLEAFEDAVLTPCAHRLCRECLLASWRSSNSGLCPVCRNTVSRQELITAPSDNRFQVDIEKNWVESSKVSALLSELKRLHSVGSKSIVFSQWTAFLDLLQIPLSRSSIPFVRLDGTLNQQQREKVIKKFSEEDDISVLLMSLKAGGVGINLTAASNAFVMDPWWNPAVEEQAVMRVHRIGQTKQVMIKRFIVKGSVEERMEAVQARKQRMISGALTDQEVRTARIEELKMLFA from the exons ATGGCGGGGATCAAAGTCACGGAGGAGCTTGTTTCAATGGTGCGTTCAATTGTTGGCGATGAATATACAGAGATGGACATAATTAGATCACTTCACATGGCGAAAAACGATCCTACAGCTGCAATAAACATCATATTCGACACCCCGAGTTTTAAGAAAACTGAAATTCGCAATACCCATTTGAATTCGGAAGCTGGGAATGTTAGTAGTAATAGTGGTAAGATTAAGGAAGCTGAGATTAGTACCCATTTGAATTCGGAAGCTAGGAATGTTAGTAGTAATAGTGGTAAGATCAAAGAAGATGAGATTAGTACAGTTTCTTTGAATGAAGGATTGGATACTGAAAGGGAATTTGGGGATAATGGGTTGGTGGGTAAGAGGGCTGGAAGTGATATGGGTAGTGAATGTGGGAGTAATGATTTGGTGGGTAAGAGAGCTGGGTGTCAAATGGGGAGTGAATGGTGGTATGTGGGGTGTGGTGAGGTTGCTGGTATGTCAACTTGTAAAGGGAGGATTGTGAAGCCTGGTGATGAAGTTGATTTTACGTTCCCAATGGAGAAGAAATTGAGTTCACCTTCACCTGGGAAGTTTGGAGGTGGACGAGGGCGTCAAGCAGCTGCGTGTTCTGAAATTGTAAGGTTTTCTACAAAGGCTTGTGGAGAG ATTGGGCGTATTCCAAATGAATGGGCTCGATGCATTCTGCCGCTGGTGAGGGATAAGAAGATCAGAATTGAAGGGTGTTGCAAATCAGCCCCTAATATATTGGGGATTATGGACTCTGTTCTTTTGTCTGTCAG AGTGCATATTAACAGTTCCATGTTTCGTAAAAGCCATCAGACATCACTAAAGGCTAGAAGCAATCCCGCAGATGATACAGTTGTTCATCCCCTTCCGACTTTGTTCCATTTGGTTGGGCTTACTCCTTTTAAGAAG GCAGAATTTACTCCAGCTGATTTATACACGAAGAAGCGGCCTTTGAACGAACAG GACAGCTCCATAGGTCCTGCCTCATTATTGCGTGCAAACTTATCCAAAAGCTCCTCATCTGCAGATGGAGATAAAGTTGACAATGATGAGTCAATTTCTGATACTGATCTTGACTATATTGTTGGTTTAGCTGATAGCTCGAAGCTACAG GAAATGGAACCACCAAGTACGCTCCAGTGCGAACTGCGACCCTATCAGAAGCAGGCACTTCATTGGATGACGCAACTGGAGAGGGGAAGAAACACGGATGAAGCAGCAATAACTCTGCACCCATGTTGGAATGCTTACTGCCTGAAGGACGA GAGGGAGCTTGTTGTTTATTTGAATGCATTTTCGGGTGATGCAACCACTGAATTTCCGAGTACCCTTGAAATGGCTAGAGGAGGA ATTTTGGCAGATTCCATGGGGCTAGGGAAGACTATAATGACCATATCGCTCCTCCTCAGTCATTCTGAAAGAGGTGGATCATCAGGAAGCCAATCTACAAATCAGCTGTCCAGTGAAAATGGAGAAGCTAGTAATATCTTAGGTCATTCTCCAACTTTTGCGAAGAAATCAGCAAAAGTCTCTAGTCTTGATAAGCTTCTAAAACATAAGCCGAAACTTATCTCTGGTGGCAATCTGATTATATGTCCAATGACACTACTAGGTCAATGGAAG GCAGAAATTGAAGCCCATGCACAACCTGGGGCTCTATCTGTTTATGTTTACTATGGGCAGACAAGATCAAAGGATGCAAAAGTGCTTGCTCGAAGTGATGTCGTGCTAACAACATATGGGGTGTTGGCCTCCGAATTTTCTGCCGAG AATGCTGAGGACAGTGGGGGCCTTCTCTCTATTAGATGGTTTCGAGTGGTGCTTGATGAGGCACATACTATCAAATCCTCCAAAAGCCAAATCTCAAATGCTGCCGCTGCTCTTATTGCTGACCGTCGGTGGTGTCTTACTGGTACCCCTATCCAG AACAATCTGGAGGATATTTACAGTCTACTAAGATTTTTGAGAGTCGAACCATGGGGAAGCTGGGCATG GTGGAACAAGCTTATTCAGAAACCTTTTGAGGAGGGAGATGAGAGGGGGCTAAAGTTGGTTCAATCAATATTAAGTCTGATTATGTTGAGAAGAACAAAGTCTAGTACAGATAGGGAAGGAAG ACCAATTTTAGTTCTACCACCAGCAGATATTCAAGTGATATATTGTGAACTTACAGAAGCAGAGCGCGACTTCTATGATGCTTTGTATAAAAGATCCAAG GTGAAGTTTGATCAATTTGTTGAGCAAGGACGGGTTCTCCACAACTATGCTTCTATATTGGAGTTGCTTTTGCGGCTTCGTCAGTGCTGTGACCATCCGTTTCTTGTCATGAG TCGAGGTGATACTCAAGAATTCTCTGATCTAAATAAGCTTGCTAAACGTTTCCTTAAGGGTGGTAAGGAGACTGGAGAAGGCAAGGATGTCCCTTCACGTGCTTATATTCAGGAGGTTGTGGAAGAGTTGCGGAATGGAGAACAGGGTGAATGCCCTATTTGTCTTGAGGCTTTTGAAGATGCTGTGTTGACTCCATGTGCTCATAGGTTATGTCGAGAGTGTCTTTTGGCAAGCTGGCGAAGTTCTAATTCAGGCCTCTGTCCTGTTTGTAG AAACACTGTCAGTAGGCAGGAGCTTATAACAGCCCCATCAGACAACCGCTTTCAGGTTGATATTGAAAAGAATTGGGTGGAGTCATCAAAAGTATCAGCCTTGTTGTCTGAATTAAAACGTCTTCATTCTGTTGGCTCCAAAAGCATAGTTTTTAGTCAGTGGACTGCCTTCTTAGATCTACTGCAGATTCCTCTTTCTCG TAGTAGTATTCCATTTGTTCGCCTTGATGGGACGTTAAACCAACAACAACGTGAGAAAGTAATAAAGAAGTTCTCAGAAGAGGATGACATATCG gtgttgctaatgtcATTGAAGGCTGGTGGTGTTGGGATAAACCTGACGGCTGCATCTAATGCTTTTGTCATG GATCCTTGGTGGAATCCAGCTGTTGAGGAACAAGCGGTCATGCGTGTTCATCGTATTGGACAAACTAAGCAAGTAATGATCAAACGATTCATTGTGAAG GGTTCAGTAGAGGAAAGAATGGAGGCAGTCCAAGCTAGGAAGCAACGTATGATTTCTGGTGCTTTGACTGACCAAGAAGTTCGGACTGCAAGAATCGAGGAACTCAAGATGCTTTTTGCATAG
- the LOC107002901 gene encoding GABA transporter 1, which translates to MGTEFIDNNSSSHNEYHDHEKELDAGALFVLKSKGSWVHCGYHLSTSIVAPPLLSLPFAFASLGWWGGILCLVIGAIVTFYSYNLLSMVLEHHAHLGRRHLRFRDMANDILGPRWGKYYVGPIQFMVCYGAVIGSTLLGGQCMKAIYLLLNPNGAMKLYQFVVIFGGLMLILAQMPSFHSLRHINLISLLLCLAYSACATIGSIYIGNSSKGPIKDYSISNDKETRIFGVFNAIAIIATTFGNGIIPEIQATIAPPVKGKMFKGLCICYAMLSTTFFSVAISGYWAFGNKAEGLILSNFTQNGHNLVPKSFIFLTNIFTILQLSAVAVVYLQPTNEVLERTFADAKSSEFSTRNVIPRLISRSISVIISTTIAAMLPFFGDINAVIGAFGFLPLDFVLPVIFFNLTFKPSKKKPIYWINMSIAVFFSVLGVIAAVAAVRQISLDAKTYQLFANV; encoded by the exons ATGGGAACAGAGTTTATTGATAATAATTCTTCATCCCATAATGAATATCATGATCATGAAAAAGAGCTTGATGCTGGTGCCCTCTTTGTTCTTAAATCCAAAG GATCGTGGGTGCATTGCGGTTACCACTTGTCAACTTCAATTGTAGCTCCACCATTGTTGAGTCTTCCATTTGCTTTTGCTTCACTTGGATGGTGGGGTGGGATTTTATGTTTGGTGATTGGAGCTATTGTCACATTCTATTCATATAATCTCTTGTCCATGGTCCTTGAACACCATGCTCACCTAGGTCGTCGCCATCTTCGCTTCCGCGATATGGCTAACGACATTCTAG GACCAAGGTGGGGCAAATATTATGTTGGACCAATTCAATTTATGGTATGCTATGGTGCAGTAATAGGCTCCACTCTTCTAGGAGGACAATGTATGAAG gCAATTTACTTGCTATTAAACCCAAATGGAGCTATGAAGTTATATCAATTTGTAGTAATATTTGGTGGCTTAATGTTGATTTTAGCTCAAATGCCATCATTTCACTCACTAAGACATATCAACTTAATTTCTCTTCTACTTTGTCTTGCTTATAGTGCTTGTGCCACTATTGGTTCCATTTACATAg GAAATTCGTCGAAGGGACCTATTAAGGACTATTCAATTAGCAACGATAAGGAAACTCGCATTTTTGGAGTTTTTAATGCAATAGCTATTATTGCCACCACATTTGGAAATGGAATTATTCCCGAAATTCAG GCAACAATAGCTCCCCCTGTGAAAGGAAAAATGTTCAAAGGGCTTTGCATTTGTTATGCAATGCTTTCAACAACTTTCTTCAGTGTGGCCATTTCTGGATATTGGGCCTTTGGTAACAAAGCTGAGGGCCTCATTTTAAGCAACTTTACACAAAATGGCCACAATTTAGTCCCAAAATCATTTATCTTCTTAACCAATATCTTCACAATTCTTCAATTGTCTGCTGTTGCTGTG GTATACTTACAACCAACAAACGAAGTACTCGAAAGGACATTTGCAGATGCTAAGAGCAGTGAATTTTCAACTCGAAATGTGATCCCACGTCTAATTTCTCGATCAATTTCAGTCATCATATCGACTACAATTGCAGCAATGCTTCCATTTTTTGGAGACATCAATGCAGTAATCGGAGCATTTGGTTTCTTGCCTCTTGATTTTGTGTTGCCTGtgattttcttcaatttgacATTCAAACCATCAAAGAAGAAGCCAATTTATTGGATTAACATGTCAATAGCAGTGTTTTTCTCAGTCTTAGGAGTCATAGCTGCAGTTGCTGCTGTTAGACAAATTAGTCTTGATGCTAAAACATATCAATTATTCGCAAATGTTtga
- the LOC107002900 gene encoding DNA repair protein RAD5A isoform X2: MAGIKVTEELVSMVRSIVGDEYTEMDIIRSLHMAKNDPTAAINIIFDTPSFKKTEIRNTHLNSEAGNVSSNSGKIKEAEISTHLNSEARNVSSNSGKIKEDEISTVSLNEGLDTEREFGDNGLVGKRAGSDMGSECGSNDLVGKRAGCQMGSEWWYVGCGEVAGMSTCKGRIVKPGDEVDFTFPMEKKLSSPSPGKFGGGRGRQAAACSEIVRFSTKACGEIGRIPNEWARCILPLVRDKKIRIEGCCKSAPNILGIMDSVLLSVRVHINSSMFRKSHQTSLKARSNPADDTVVHPLPTLFHLVGLTPFKKAEFTPADLYTKKRPLNEQDSSIGPASLLRANLSKSSSSADGDKVDNDESISDTDLDYIVGLADSSKLQEMEPPSTLQCELRPYQKQALHWMTQLERGRNTDEAAITLHPCWNAYCLKDERELVVYLNAFSGDATTEFPSTLEMARGGILADSMGLGKTIMTISLLLSHSERGGSSGSQSTNQLSSENGEASNILGHSPTFAKKSAKVSSLDKLLKHKPKLISGGNLIICPMTLLGQWKAEIEAHAQPGALSVYVYYGQTRSKDAKVLARSDVVLTTYGVLASEFSAENAEDSGGLLSIRWFRVVLDEAHTIKSSKSQISNAAAALIADRRWCLTGTPIQNNLEDIYSLLRFLRVEPWGSWAWWNKLIQKPFEEGDERGLKLVQSILSLIMLRRTKSSTDREGRPILVLPPADIQVIYCELTEAERDFYDALYKRSKVKFDQFVEQGRVLHNYASILELLLRLRQCCDHPFLVMSRGDTQEFSDLNKLAKRFLKGGKETGEGKDVPSRAYIQEVVEELRNGEQGECPICLEAFEDAVLTPCAHRLCRECLLASWRSSNSGLCPV, from the exons ATGGCGGGGATCAAAGTCACGGAGGAGCTTGTTTCAATGGTGCGTTCAATTGTTGGCGATGAATATACAGAGATGGACATAATTAGATCACTTCACATGGCGAAAAACGATCCTACAGCTGCAATAAACATCATATTCGACACCCCGAGTTTTAAGAAAACTGAAATTCGCAATACCCATTTGAATTCGGAAGCTGGGAATGTTAGTAGTAATAGTGGTAAGATTAAGGAAGCTGAGATTAGTACCCATTTGAATTCGGAAGCTAGGAATGTTAGTAGTAATAGTGGTAAGATCAAAGAAGATGAGATTAGTACAGTTTCTTTGAATGAAGGATTGGATACTGAAAGGGAATTTGGGGATAATGGGTTGGTGGGTAAGAGGGCTGGAAGTGATATGGGTAGTGAATGTGGGAGTAATGATTTGGTGGGTAAGAGAGCTGGGTGTCAAATGGGGAGTGAATGGTGGTATGTGGGGTGTGGTGAGGTTGCTGGTATGTCAACTTGTAAAGGGAGGATTGTGAAGCCTGGTGATGAAGTTGATTTTACGTTCCCAATGGAGAAGAAATTGAGTTCACCTTCACCTGGGAAGTTTGGAGGTGGACGAGGGCGTCAAGCAGCTGCGTGTTCTGAAATTGTAAGGTTTTCTACAAAGGCTTGTGGAGAG ATTGGGCGTATTCCAAATGAATGGGCTCGATGCATTCTGCCGCTGGTGAGGGATAAGAAGATCAGAATTGAAGGGTGTTGCAAATCAGCCCCTAATATATTGGGGATTATGGACTCTGTTCTTTTGTCTGTCAG AGTGCATATTAACAGTTCCATGTTTCGTAAAAGCCATCAGACATCACTAAAGGCTAGAAGCAATCCCGCAGATGATACAGTTGTTCATCCCCTTCCGACTTTGTTCCATTTGGTTGGGCTTACTCCTTTTAAGAAG GCAGAATTTACTCCAGCTGATTTATACACGAAGAAGCGGCCTTTGAACGAACAG GACAGCTCCATAGGTCCTGCCTCATTATTGCGTGCAAACTTATCCAAAAGCTCCTCATCTGCAGATGGAGATAAAGTTGACAATGATGAGTCAATTTCTGATACTGATCTTGACTATATTGTTGGTTTAGCTGATAGCTCGAAGCTACAG GAAATGGAACCACCAAGTACGCTCCAGTGCGAACTGCGACCCTATCAGAAGCAGGCACTTCATTGGATGACGCAACTGGAGAGGGGAAGAAACACGGATGAAGCAGCAATAACTCTGCACCCATGTTGGAATGCTTACTGCCTGAAGGACGA GAGGGAGCTTGTTGTTTATTTGAATGCATTTTCGGGTGATGCAACCACTGAATTTCCGAGTACCCTTGAAATGGCTAGAGGAGGA ATTTTGGCAGATTCCATGGGGCTAGGGAAGACTATAATGACCATATCGCTCCTCCTCAGTCATTCTGAAAGAGGTGGATCATCAGGAAGCCAATCTACAAATCAGCTGTCCAGTGAAAATGGAGAAGCTAGTAATATCTTAGGTCATTCTCCAACTTTTGCGAAGAAATCAGCAAAAGTCTCTAGTCTTGATAAGCTTCTAAAACATAAGCCGAAACTTATCTCTGGTGGCAATCTGATTATATGTCCAATGACACTACTAGGTCAATGGAAG GCAGAAATTGAAGCCCATGCACAACCTGGGGCTCTATCTGTTTATGTTTACTATGGGCAGACAAGATCAAAGGATGCAAAAGTGCTTGCTCGAAGTGATGTCGTGCTAACAACATATGGGGTGTTGGCCTCCGAATTTTCTGCCGAG AATGCTGAGGACAGTGGGGGCCTTCTCTCTATTAGATGGTTTCGAGTGGTGCTTGATGAGGCACATACTATCAAATCCTCCAAAAGCCAAATCTCAAATGCTGCCGCTGCTCTTATTGCTGACCGTCGGTGGTGTCTTACTGGTACCCCTATCCAG AACAATCTGGAGGATATTTACAGTCTACTAAGATTTTTGAGAGTCGAACCATGGGGAAGCTGGGCATG GTGGAACAAGCTTATTCAGAAACCTTTTGAGGAGGGAGATGAGAGGGGGCTAAAGTTGGTTCAATCAATATTAAGTCTGATTATGTTGAGAAGAACAAAGTCTAGTACAGATAGGGAAGGAAG ACCAATTTTAGTTCTACCACCAGCAGATATTCAAGTGATATATTGTGAACTTACAGAAGCAGAGCGCGACTTCTATGATGCTTTGTATAAAAGATCCAAG GTGAAGTTTGATCAATTTGTTGAGCAAGGACGGGTTCTCCACAACTATGCTTCTATATTGGAGTTGCTTTTGCGGCTTCGTCAGTGCTGTGACCATCCGTTTCTTGTCATGAG TCGAGGTGATACTCAAGAATTCTCTGATCTAAATAAGCTTGCTAAACGTTTCCTTAAGGGTGGTAAGGAGACTGGAGAAGGCAAGGATGTCCCTTCACGTGCTTATATTCAGGAGGTTGTGGAAGAGTTGCGGAATGGAGAACAGGGTGAATGCCCTATTTGTCTTGAGGCTTTTGAAGATGCTGTGTTGACTCCATGTGCTCATAGGTTATGTCGAGAGTGTCTTTTGGCAAGCTGGCGAAGTTCTAATTCAGGCCTCTGTCCTGTTT AA